TGTTTCCGGCAGCACGATGTACTCAGCAAAGGTGCCATAGTGCACCAAAGGCCGCCGGGCATAGGCATATACCTCGTCGCCCACGCTAAACCGGCGGGCGCTGAAGCCGCGCGCTTCTATCACACCGGCCATATCCCAGCCCGGAATCACCGGGAACTCGTAGGGCAGAAAGTCCTTCAGATACCCTTCACGCACGGCATAGTCCACAGGGTTGACACCGGCCGCCTTGATGCGCACCAGCACCTCCCCTTCTCCCAACTCTGGAATTTCTAAAGTAGTAATCTTTATTTTCTCCGGTCCGCCGAACTCCTCATATGTCGCTGCTTTCATTTGTTTTTTCATAGCTGATATGGATATAGGTTAAAAAAGAAGGGCAGTAAAACACAGCCCTCTCCTTCAACCTACGCAGCGGCGCATGAAAAGGCTTCTTTATATAGGGTATGATATATGGCGTGATGAGATGCACGCGACGCATGTATGGCACTACCTGCACAGCATCCATTACCAGGCTTGCAGGCTATACCACCGCCTTGTGCGAGATGGTTTCCTCCACGGGGATGTTTTCCTGCTTGTTGCCCAGGATGAAGCGGTTTCCGGTATCGTAAGTGAAATAGCTCCAGAACCAGTTGACACTCACGATCAGTTTGTTGCGGAAGCCCACGAGGGAGATGAGGTGGATGAACATCCAGATGAGCCAGGCGAGGAAGCCCTGGGTCTTGATCTCTTTGTGGAAGAGCTTCAGGTCGGCCACGGCGTGGTTGCGCCCCACGGTGGCCATGGCGCCTTTGTCGTTGTAGTCAAAAGCCTTCATCGGTTCTCCTGCCAGCATGTTACGGATGTTCTCTCCCAGCAGGCGGCCCTGCTGCATGGCGGGCTGCGCCAGCATCGGGTGGCCCTGCGGGTTCTCGGGCGTCACCATGGCGGCAATGTCGCCGATGGCGAATATATTGTCGTAGCCCGCCACGCGGTTATAGGCATCCACCTGCAGCCGGTTCCCCTTCAGCACGCTCTCCGGGTGGATGCCTTGGATAGGTGCCCCGGACACGCCCGCCGCCCATATCACGGTGCGGCTGATCAGCGTTTCCCCAGAGTCCAGGTACACGGTGTAGCCGTCGTAGGACTTCACGCGGCGGTTCAGCCACACCTTCACCCCAAAATCCTCCAGGTATTTCAGCGCCTCCTTCGAGGCCTCCTCCGACATGCCCTTCAGCAGCACCGGGCCGCTCTGCACCAGGTGGATGTCCATGTCGCAGAAGTTGAGTTCCCTGTAGTCTTTCGGGAACACGTGCTTGCGCAGCTCGCTCAGTGCCCCGGCCAGTTCCACCCCCGTCGGCCCGCCGCCCACGATCACGTAGTCCATCAGGCTGTTTATCTGCTCTTCGTCCGCCACCTGCAGTGCCTTCTCAAAGTTCTGCAGAATAGTGTTACGCAGCGTCAGCGCATCATCCAGGCTCTTCATCGAGATGGTTTTGGCCTCCATCACCTTGTCCCCGAAAAAGTTGGAGGTGGCACCCGTGGCCAGCACCAGGTAATCGTATTCGATCAGCCCGATGGAGGTTTCGACCATGCGGTTGGCCGTGTCTACCTGCTCCACCTCCGCGAGCCGGAAATAAAAGTTCTGCTGGTCGTGAAAGATTTTCCGGAAGGGGTGGATGATGGAGTCCGCCTCCACACCGGCCGTCGCCACCTGGTAGAGCAGCGGCTGAAAGGTGTGGTAGTTTTCGCGGTCTACCAGCACCACCTGCACCTCCGCGCCGCGCAGCGCCTTGGCCAGTTCTATCCCCGCAAAGCCTCCCCCGATGATGAGCACGCGGGGCTTCCCTGTATGTTCTATCCTTGTCTGTTGCGTCATATATAAAGCGATATAACTTGGGCCACAGCTCTCCCGCTGCCCGGCAGGGTGCCTATATAGAAGCAGCAGCCCTACCGCAACATTTACGGAGACGGACTGCTGCCGTTATGGTTGAAGGGCCTGTGGCCAGGGCACGCCGCCCCCACCGCCTGCACCAAGAGTAGCCTCCGGCATTGCAGCGGCGGGCCCGTACGGTCAGATTCTCGTGTCGAGGTTCTTGCCGTAGTCCTTCACCTGCCTCATAAAAGCCTCGACTTTTTCGTCATAGTAAGTGCCGTAGGCATCGGAGATAGTTCCTTTCGCGCCGGAGGTGGTTTCCAGCACATACAGGATCGACATATCATCCGGGTTACTCTCTCCCTCAAAACGGTAGAAGTTCACGATCTGCACCTGGTCGGGTGCGAACTGCTGCCTGCCGTCTATGGTGCTCAGGCTGCCCTCCTCCGTCACTCTGAAATCAAGCTTATATCCCGCACTCCTCACCTTTGCGAGCACATTGACCAGGGATTTTAATTCTACTTTGTCCTCCATTGTTATAGCCTTTAGGTCTCACGGAATATTCCCTATACGCAGAAAGCACCGGGGAATGAGGCCAATATGGCGGGAACAGCCGAAAAACGACTCAAATCCTGCTGTACACCCCCAGTCGGGGGTGTACAGCAGGATTTATATATGGTCAGGAGTTACAATCCGCAGCTTACCGCCTATATGGATCACTCCTGCAGCAGTTCTTCCACTATCCGCTCGCAGATTTCATGCGTCTGCAGATTGTCCGCTGTCAAGTTTGCGGGGGCTTCGCCGGTGCGCACCGCCCTGATGAATGCTGCTATGATCTGCTCAAAGCCACGCTTGTGCAGGGTGGGCTCCCAATCGCTGCTGCCCAGTTTTGTTTCATTTGCGCCGCTGCGGACCACGAGTTCTGACACTTGGGTGGCGATGCGTTTCTCCGTCGCGCACATTACCTCCACCCGCTCCTCCGAAGTGCCGCTGTCGCGGTTCATGAGGCCGATGGCGGTAGCGCCTTTCGCCAGAAACTGCACCGTGACATGGTGCAGCAGCCCCTCCTCTATTCTGCCGCTCACCCGCAGTTCCTCCACCGGATATGGGAACAGGTAGCGCAGCGTGTCCACCACATGGATGAAGTCGTCGAAGATGAAGGTGCGCACGTCGGCAGGCTGGTTTGCCCGGTTCTTCTGCATGAGCACCATGTTGGGCGCCTCCAGTTCCTTCAGTTTCCGGTAAGCGGGGGCGTAGCGCCTGTTAAAGCCCGCCATCAGGATCAGGTGCCGCTGTTCGGCCATTTCCACAAGGCGGCTGGTGGAGGCATAATGGTAGGTGATGGGCTTGTCGACGTAAACGTGGATGCCGTGCCGCAGCAGCTGTTCCACAAGCTCCGGGTGGGCGTCGGTGGCCCCGTGAACGAAAGCGCCCCGGATGCCGCTGTGCAGCAGCGCGTCGAGGGTTTGGTGCAGATGGGCGAACCTGTACCGCTGCCCGATATGGGCCAGTTTCTCCTGGTTTCGGGTGTAGAGGTGCAGTTCGATGTCTTCCCGGCCGCTCAAAACCGGCAGGTACGCTTTGCCGGCGATATCGCCCAGACCGATGATTCCTAATTTCAGCATGGTGTTATATATAGCGTGACTTCCCTATACCTGTTTCCGGGGCTTTGCGTTGGATGTGCTATAAGTAAACGGACACAGGTATAGGGAAAGGAGACTTTTACGTCGCACCCAGCAAGCTGCCCATGTTTTAAAGCTTGTAATGTTTCTATGAAGCCTGTAGGTTGATTTCAACGGGTACTTTTATGAACTGATTCGGTTTATAAACTGATTCGGTTTCAGAAGCAGTTCGTGGTGCGATTGGGCATATATAAAACGCCCGCACTGTTGGTTGTACGGGCGTTTTATATATGGCAGTGCCAGAATGACCTACTTTTCTATTTCTGGCATACCCGCCCGCTGAGGCGTTATATATGGATCTGGCGTTTCATTGTCACACCAAGCCTCTCAGGCGCTCGGCGCTGGTTTCGGGGGTGATGTCGCGCTGCGGGTCGCCCAGCATCTCGTAGCCGACCATAAACTTTTTGACGGAGGCCGAGCGGAGCAGCGGCGGATAGAAATGCATGTGCAGGTGCCAGCCCGGGTGCTCCTGCCCGTCGGTGGGGCGCTGGTGGATACCGGCGGAATACGGGAAGGATACGTTGAAAACCCGGTCATAGGCCATCGTCAGGCGCTTGATGGCATCGGCAAAGGCGGTTTTGTCGGCATCGTCCATCTGCCCGATGTGCCCGATGTGGCGGCGCGGCAGGATCATGGTCTCGAAAGGCCACACCGCCCAGAACGGCACCAGCACCACGAACTGGTGGTTCTCATATATAACCCTGGTTTTTTCCTCCAACTCGATAGCGAGGTAGTCTTCCAGCATGCTGCGCCCGTGCTCCCTGTAGTATTTGGCTTGGTGCTGCGTCTCGCGGGCCGGGCCCGCCGGGATGGTGCTCTGTGCCCATATCTGCCCGTGCGGGTGCGGGTTGCTGCAGCCCATCACCTGGCCCTTGTTCTCGAAAATCTGCACGTGGTTGATAAAATCCAGCATGCCCAGTTCCTCATACTCCTGCTGCCACAGGTCCACCACCTTCCGGATGTCCTCCACCTCCATGTCGGGCAGCGTCAGGTCGTGGCGCGGCGAAAAGCAGATAACCTTGCAGATGCCGCGCTCGCTCTCGGCCCGCAGCAGGCCGCCTTTTGCGTACGAGCCGCCGGGCGTGCCCGGCTGCAGCGCCGCAAAGTCGTTGTCGAACGCGTAAGTGGATTTGTAGTCGGGGTTGTGCTCGCCGCTGGCCCGCTTGTTGGTCGGGCACAGGTAGCAGGCGGGGTCAAATGCCGGACGGTTCTCTTT
This window of the Pontibacter russatus genome carries:
- a CDS encoding Gfo/Idh/MocA family protein, which gives rise to MLKLGIIGLGDIAGKAYLPVLSGREDIELHLYTRNQEKLAHIGQRYRFAHLHQTLDALLHSGIRGAFVHGATDAHPELVEQLLRHGIHVYVDKPITYHYASTSRLVEMAEQRHLILMAGFNRRYAPAYRKLKELEAPNMVLMQKNRANQPADVRTFIFDDFIHVVDTLRYLFPYPVEELRVSGRIEEGLLHHVTVQFLAKGATAIGLMNRDSGTSEERVEVMCATEKRIATQVSELVVRSGANETKLGSSDWEPTLHKRGFEQIIAAFIRAVRTGEAPANLTADNLQTHEICERIVEELLQE
- a CDS encoding UDP-glucose--hexose-1-phosphate uridylyltransferase, encoding METFDLAEHPHRRYNPLSGEWVLVSPHRAKRPWQGQQEEVPKENRPAFDPACYLCPTNKRASGEHNPDYKSTYAFDNDFAALQPGTPGGSYAKGGLLRAESERGICKVICFSPRHDLTLPDMEVEDIRKVVDLWQQEYEELGMLDFINHVQIFENKGQVMGCSNPHPHGQIWAQSTIPAGPARETQHQAKYYREHGRSMLEDYLAIELEEKTRVIYENHQFVVLVPFWAVWPFETMILPRRHIGHIGQMDDADKTAFADAIKRLTMAYDRVFNVSFPYSAGIHQRPTDGQEHPGWHLHMHFYPPLLRSASVKKFMVGYEMLGDPQRDITPETSAERLRGLV
- a CDS encoding NAD(P)/FAD-dependent oxidoreductase, with protein sequence MTQQTRIEHTGKPRVLIIGGGFAGIELAKALRGAEVQVVLVDRENYHTFQPLLYQVATAGVEADSIIHPFRKIFHDQQNFYFRLAEVEQVDTANRMVETSIGLIEYDYLVLATGATSNFFGDKVMEAKTISMKSLDDALTLRNTILQNFEKALQVADEEQINSLMDYVIVGGGPTGVELAGALSELRKHVFPKDYRELNFCDMDIHLVQSGPVLLKGMSEEASKEALKYLEDFGVKVWLNRRVKSYDGYTVYLDSGETLISRTVIWAAGVSGAPIQGIHPESVLKGNRLQVDAYNRVAGYDNIFAIGDIAAMVTPENPQGHPMLAQPAMQQGRLLGENIRNMLAGEPMKAFDYNDKGAMATVGRNHAVADLKLFHKEIKTQGFLAWLIWMFIHLISLVGFRNKLIVSVNWFWSYFTYDTGNRFILGNKQENIPVEETISHKAVV